One Cytophagia bacterium CHB2 DNA segment encodes these proteins:
- a CDS encoding aspartate aminotransferase family protein — protein sequence GHGHPNVLAALQAQMQKHLHVMVYGEYVQESQVTFARRLAELVPVKDGVVFFCNSGAEAVEGALKTARKYSGRKKYIAFAGGYHGDTFGALSAMSSNYYRRPFEPLLENVEFIPFNDHSALKKIDVQTAAVLFEPVQGEAGVRIPSAEFLPALRQRCDETGALMIADEAITGFGRTGRLFACEHWQVQPDIICLAKALGGGLPLGAFIGRREIMQTLSHDPPLAHVTTFGGHPLSCAAGLAALEVLLEEKMVEASARNGARFLNELRRVAQDNESIKEVRGLGSFFAIEFTSEEVTQHFVKNCREARLIIGWTLHHTTVVRAAPPLCMMVPEVDESLAILRAAA from the coding sequence GGCCATGGTCATCCCAACGTGCTGGCCGCGCTTCAGGCGCAAATGCAGAAGCATCTGCATGTGATGGTTTATGGCGAATACGTGCAAGAATCGCAGGTTACGTTTGCGCGGCGCCTTGCCGAACTCGTGCCGGTGAAAGACGGTGTGGTTTTCTTTTGTAACAGCGGCGCGGAAGCGGTTGAAGGCGCCCTCAAAACCGCGCGCAAATACAGCGGCCGAAAAAAGTATATCGCCTTCGCAGGCGGCTATCACGGCGACACTTTTGGCGCGCTGTCCGCCATGTCCAGCAATTATTATCGCCGGCCGTTTGAGCCGTTGTTAGAAAACGTTGAATTCATTCCCTTCAATGATCATTCTGCATTAAAGAAGATCGATGTACAAACTGCGGCCGTGCTTTTCGAGCCGGTGCAAGGCGAAGCCGGTGTGCGCATTCCCTCTGCGGAATTTCTGCCCGCGCTGCGCCAGCGTTGCGATGAAACCGGCGCGCTGATGATCGCAGATGAAGCGATCACCGGCTTTGGCCGCACCGGAAGATTATTCGCCTGCGAGCATTGGCAGGTTCAGCCCGATATCATTTGCCTGGCAAAAGCTTTGGGTGGTGGTTTGCCGCTGGGCGCTTTCATTGGCCGGCGTGAGATCATGCAAACCTTGTCGCATGATCCGCCGCTGGCGCATGTCACCACCTTCGGCGGGCATCCGTTGAGTTGCGCCGCTGGTCTCGCGGCATTGGAAGTTTTGTTGGAGGAAAAAATGGTTGAGGCGAGCGCTCGAAACGGTGCGCGTTTTTTAAATGAGCTTCGGCGTGTTGCTCAAGACAATGAATCTATCAAAGAGGTGCGAGGGCTGGGCAGTTTCTTTGCGATTGAATTCACTTCCGAGGAGGTAACGCAACATTTCGTGAAGAACTGCCGGGAGGCGCGATTGATTATTGGTTGGACGCTGCATCATACCACCGTCGTGCGCGCCGCGCCGCCGTTGTGCATGATGGTTCCAGAAGTCGATGAATCCCTTGCAATCCTTCGGGCCGCAGCGTGA